In bacterium, one DNA window encodes the following:
- the glmS gene encoding glutamine--fructose-6-phosphate transaminase (isomerizing) — translation MCGIVGYVGKRAAAAILVDRLDDLSYRGYDSAGIAVANDGVVVVEKLPGKIENLRKALAGNEPPGTIGVGHTRWATHGAPTQVNAHPHADCTGKLFVVQNGIIENFPALKRELLARGHEFRSETDTEVVIHLLEEYYDGDLMAAAKQTAARLEGSFALVFLAADERRLVAVRYHAPLIVGVGGGENVVASDITAVLQDTNKVYVLENGDVVSVEAHRIDVDTFLPERAKVPTERHLTIVDWRAEDVSKNDYPHYMLKEIYEQPRAVERTLQGRIKDGEIVLREMDLSPEHIRRFDSFHIVACGTAYHAALFGKYLLERVLRVPVSADIASEFRYRDPILGPKSLVILISQSGETADTIGSMEEAQSRGAKTLAVVNVRGSTLAREADAVIYTRAGPEIAVASTKAFTAQLTALILLACYVADQRKVEWPYCREELLRHLLELPAHLERTLEVAAPTAKAWGELIAGERDCYFLGRKVDEPLAREAALKLKEISYVHAEAYAAGELKHGTIALITEGTPVVSFMTQEDVWDKMISNIHEVRARGARTFAVAREGGYGLEDLVDDVITLPAVPELFAPVLAAIPAQLIAYEAAAALGRDVDQPRNLAKSVTVE, via the coding sequence ATGTGCGGTATAGTGGGATACGTGGGTAAGCGAGCGGCGGCGGCGATACTGGTCGACCGCCTCGACGACCTCTCCTACCGCGGTTACGACTCGGCGGGCATAGCGGTCGCGAACGACGGCGTGGTCGTCGTCGAGAAGTTGCCGGGTAAAATAGAAAACTTGAGGAAGGCGCTGGCCGGCAACGAGCCCCCCGGCACCATCGGCGTCGGGCACACGCGCTGGGCCACCCACGGCGCGCCCACCCAGGTAAATGCCCACCCCCACGCCGATTGCACCGGCAAGCTGTTCGTCGTCCAGAACGGCATAATCGAGAACTTCCCGGCGCTGAAGCGGGAGCTTCTGGCGCGGGGGCACGAGTTCCGCTCGGAGACCGACACCGAGGTCGTCATCCATTTACTGGAGGAGTACTACGACGGCGACCTGATGGCCGCGGCCAAGCAGACCGCGGCCCGGCTCGAGGGCTCGTTCGCGCTGGTATTCCTGGCGGCGGACGAACGCCGGCTGGTCGCGGTCCGCTACCACGCGCCGCTCATCGTCGGCGTGGGCGGCGGCGAGAACGTCGTGGCCTCCGACATCACCGCCGTCCTCCAGGATACCAACAAGGTCTACGTGTTGGAGAACGGCGACGTGGTGTCGGTGGAGGCCCACCGCATCGACGTCGACACCTTCCTGCCCGAGCGCGCCAAAGTGCCGACCGAGCGCCATCTCACCATCGTCGACTGGCGCGCCGAGGACGTATCCAAGAACGATTACCCGCACTATATGTTGAAGGAAATATACGAGCAGCCGCGCGCGGTGGAACGGACGCTGCAGGGCCGCATCAAGGACGGCGAAATCGTCCTGCGCGAGATGGACCTCTCGCCCGAGCACATCCGGCGCTTCGACTCCTTCCACATCGTCGCCTGCGGCACCGCGTACCACGCCGCCCTCTTCGGCAAGTACCTGCTGGAGCGCGTGCTGCGCGTCCCGGTATCCGCCGACATCGCCTCCGAGTTCCGCTATCGCGACCCCATCCTGGGGCCGAAGTCGCTCGTGATACTGATAAGCCAGTCGGGCGAGACCGCGGACACCATCGGGTCGATGGAGGAGGCACAAAGCCGCGGTGCGAAGACGCTGGCCGTCGTCAACGTGCGGGGGAGCACGCTGGCCCGCGAGGCCGACGCCGTGATATATACCCGCGCCGGCCCGGAAATAGCCGTCGCCTCCACCAAGGCCTTTACGGCCCAGCTCACGGCGCTGATTCTGCTGGCGTGCTACGTCGCCGACCAGCGCAAGGTGGAGTGGCCGTACTGCCGCGAGGAGCTCTTGCGCCACTTGCTCGAGCTCCCCGCCCACCTCGAGCGGACGCTGGAGGTCGCGGCCCCCACCGCCAAGGCGTGGGGCGAGCTCATCGCCGGCGAACGCGACTGCTACTTCCTGGGGCGCAAGGTCGACGAGCCGCTGGCGCGCGAGGCCGCGCTCAAGCTCAAGGAGATATCGTACGTCCACGCCGAAGCGTACGCTGCGGGGGAACTGAAGCACGGCACTATCGCGCTCATAACGGAGGGGACGCCGGTCGTATCTTTCATGACGCAAGAGGACGTGTGGGACAAGATGATATCGAACATCCACGAGGTCCGGGCGCGCGGCGCGCGCACGTTCGCCGTGGCGCGCGAGGGCGGCTACGGCCTGGAGGACTTGGTGGACGACGTGATTACGCTGCCGGCGGTACCGGAGCTGTTCGCGCCGGTGCTGGCGGCCATCCCGGCGCAACTCATCGCGTACGAGGCCGCCGCGGCGCTCGGCCGCGACGTGGACCAGCCGCGCAACCTCGCCAAGAGCGTTACGGTGGAATGA